One window of Desulfarculus baarsii DSM 2075 genomic DNA carries:
- a CDS encoding sigma-54 interaction domain-containing protein, which produces MKKPQMELDDRLLAALLQNPHESQIVVDAQGVVRFMSEAARQFYGLAPEEAVGRSIVQINPESGLMNVLKTGKAEIGRVFFMGGRQRVVARIPLKDDQGRVIGAAGKLIFWHLERVGELVRQTEVLAGRLDYYEKELRQLYGERYSLERVVGQSPAMQQAKRIAAQAAASELAVLITGETGTGKELFAHAIHQMSPRRDRPLVRVNCAAIPGELFEAELFGYEAGAFTGASPSGKPGRFELAHGGTIFLDEVGELPLALQAKLLRVIQERQVERLGGAKPLNLDFRVIAATNRDLEKMMKAGQFRQDLFYRLNIFRLHTPPLREMSQDLPRLCYALLARIRAEGGRAPVRIEPEAMARLRAYGWPGNARELRNILERASAEAAGDQLLRAAHLPTDILEPDDEATRPMGGLRAALELAERRAIARALESCGGNRARAARLLGIHRSGLYQKMRRHGLVD; this is translated from the coding sequence ATGAAAAAACCCCAGATGGAATTGGACGACCGGCTGCTGGCGGCGCTACTGCAAAACCCCCACGAGTCGCAGATCGTCGTCGACGCCCAGGGCGTGGTGCGCTTCATGAGCGAGGCGGCGCGCCAGTTTTACGGCCTGGCTCCCGAGGAGGCCGTGGGTCGCTCCATCGTCCAGATCAACCCCGAAAGCGGCCTGATGAACGTGCTCAAAACCGGCAAGGCCGAGATCGGCCGGGTTTTTTTCATGGGCGGCCGCCAGCGGGTGGTGGCGCGCATCCCGCTAAAGGACGACCAGGGCCGGGTGATCGGCGCGGCGGGCAAGCTGATTTTCTGGCATCTGGAGCGGGTGGGCGAGCTGGTGCGCCAGACGGAAGTGCTGGCTGGCCGCCTGGATTATTATGAAAAAGAACTGCGCCAGCTCTATGGCGAGCGCTATTCGCTGGAGCGGGTGGTGGGCCAGTCGCCGGCCATGCAGCAGGCCAAGCGCATCGCCGCCCAGGCCGCGGCCTCCGAGCTGGCGGTGCTGATCACCGGCGAGACCGGCACGGGCAAGGAGCTTTTCGCCCACGCCATCCACCAGATGAGCCCCCGCCGCGATCGGCCCCTGGTGCGGGTCAACTGCGCGGCCATCCCCGGCGAGCTGTTCGAGGCCGAGCTTTTCGGCTACGAGGCCGGGGCCTTTACCGGGGCCAGCCCCAGCGGCAAGCCAGGCCGCTTCGAGCTGGCCCACGGCGGCACGATATTTTTGGATGAAGTGGGCGAGCTGCCCCTGGCCCTGCAAGCCAAGCTGCTGCGCGTGATCCAGGAGCGCCAGGTGGAGCGCCTGGGCGGGGCCAAACCGCTCAACCTGGATTTCCGGGTCATCGCCGCCACCAACCGCGACCTGGAAAAGATGATGAAGGCCGGCCAGTTCCGCCAGGATTTGTTCTATCGCTTGAATATATTCCGCCTGCACACCCCGCCGCTGCGCGAGATGAGCCAGGACTTGCCCCGGCTGTGCTACGCCTTGTTGGCGCGCATCCGCGCCGAGGGCGGCCGCGCGCCGGTGCGCATCGAGCCCGAGGCCATGGCCCGGCTGCGGGCCTATGGCTGGCCCGGCAACGCCCGGGAGCTGCGCAATATCCTGGAGCGGGCCTCGGCCGAGGCGGCCGGCGATCAACTGCTGCGCGCGGCCCATCTGCCCACCGACATCCTCGAACCCGACGACGAGGCGACCCGGCCAATGGGCGGCCTGCGGGCGGCGCTGGAGCTGGCCGAGCGGCGGGCCATCGCCCGGGCGCTGGAGAGCTGCGGCGGCAACCGGGCCCGGGCGGCGCGGCTGCTGGGCATTCATCGCAGCGGGCTTTATCAGAAAATGCGGCGGCACGGCCTGGTCGACTGA
- a CDS encoding winged helix-turn-helix domain-containing protein, producing MPKPTIPHERNALACGPEIGHDKLNLKGRIWLEKDGKTFLSWGRVVLLERIDQAGSLSAAARSMGMSYSHAWNLVEEMNCLAVSPLVEKQAGGVSGGGARLTEAGRQAIARFWRLVEEFRRWVDERQAD from the coding sequence ATGCCCAAACCGACCATCCCCCACGAACGCAACGCCCTGGCCTGCGGGCCGGAGATCGGCCACGACAAACTCAACCTCAAGGGACGCATCTGGCTGGAAAAAGACGGCAAGACGTTTTTGTCGTGGGGCCGGGTGGTGCTGCTGGAGCGCATCGACCAGGCCGGTTCGTTGTCGGCGGCGGCCCGCTCGATGGGCATGAGCTACAGCCATGCCTGGAATCTGGTCGAGGAAATGAACTGCCTGGCCGTCAGCCCTTTGGTGGAAAAGCAGGCCGGCGGGGTCAGCGGCGGCGGGGCCCGGCTCACCGAGGCCGGCCGTCAGGCCATCGCGCGTTTCTGGCGGCTGGTGGAGGAGTTTCGCCGCTGGGTCGACGAGCGCCAGGCCGATTAG
- a CDS encoding TIGR03943 family putative permease subunit, translating into MGLITRAAAVFEALMLAGLGGFMVWLAFSADYWLLLNPKFRWLTGLAGALLAAAGLAAMALAAKRRAGGARAALFAVLLAACLISQPVVLATPGVDAASVLDEPARSKPTQTSRVAWNGQEYIRINVAELFMLAQNAKADPTARRYVFRAQVVSDPEMDKGGVLLAGRLMVWCCLADAVVVAFLVDHGGPAPALGDWVEAYGRLTPAQATAHAGVEAKLKAGPMLAIERKYLFRAERLRPCPAPSVPYIFTVHQAEPYAY; encoded by the coding sequence GTGGGGCTGATAACGCGGGCGGCGGCCGTTTTCGAGGCGCTGATGCTGGCCGGGCTGGGCGGGTTCATGGTCTGGCTGGCCTTTTCGGCCGATTATTGGCTGCTGTTGAACCCCAAATTCCGGTGGTTGACCGGCCTGGCCGGGGCGCTCCTGGCGGCGGCGGGCCTGGCCGCGATGGCCCTGGCGGCCAAGCGCCGGGCCGGAGGGGCGCGGGCGGCGCTGTTTGCGGTGCTGTTGGCCGCCTGCCTGATCAGCCAGCCGGTGGTGCTGGCCACGCCGGGCGTCGATGCGGCCAGCGTTCTGGATGAGCCGGCCCGCTCCAAGCCGACCCAGACCTCGCGGGTGGCGTGGAACGGCCAGGAATACATCCGCATCAACGTGGCCGAGCTGTTCATGCTGGCCCAAAACGCCAAGGCCGACCCCACGGCCCGGCGCTATGTTTTTCGGGCCCAGGTGGTCTCGGACCCGGAAATGGACAAGGGCGGGGTGCTTTTGGCCGGTCGGCTGATGGTCTGGTGCTGCCTGGCCGACGCGGTGGTGGTGGCCTTTTTGGTGGACCACGGCGGCCCGGCCCCGGCCCTGGGCGATTGGGTCGAGGCCTATGGCCGCTTGACGCCGGCCCAGGCAACGGCCCACGCCGGCGTGGAGGCCAAGCTCAAGGCCGGACCGATGCTGGCGATCGAGCGCAAGTATCTGTTCCGGGCCGAACGTCTGCGGCCGTGCCCGGCCCCGAGCGTGCCCTATATTTTCACCGTTCACCAGGCCGAGCCCTACGCCTATTAG
- a CDS encoding permease, with amino-acid sequence MNAATPFDLFVSLALATFLEAAPFLLLGSIIAVIFDAYVSDDFLLRRLPRGRLGAALTGLLAGMVLPTCECGVAPIARRMITRGAPPGAALAYMLAAPVINPLVLTSTYVAFRGDWSMVLGRVLMVAAPALLVGLTLGGRPVAELLRGPNNGAPGLELPMAGHGAACACGCGHDHGHLPGRPRPGALTLMARVADEFLEMGKYLILGCLAAAAIKAFAPPQWLSAMGGDPILAVLTMMGLAILLSVCSEADAFVAASFVGFPPAAMLAFVGVGPMVDLKLLAMYGAIFRGRAFAVLVAAPCLLVFGLALIWGLLWG; translated from the coding sequence ATGAACGCCGCCACGCCCTTTGATCTGTTCGTCTCGCTGGCCCTGGCCACGTTTCTGGAGGCCGCGCCGTTTCTGTTGCTGGGCTCGATCATCGCCGTGATCTTCGACGCCTATGTCAGCGACGATTTTTTGCTGCGCCGCCTGCCCCGGGGCCGTCTGGGCGCGGCCCTGACGGGCCTGCTGGCCGGCATGGTCCTGCCCACCTGCGAATGCGGCGTGGCGCCCATCGCCCGGCGCATGATCACCCGTGGCGCGCCGCCGGGTGCGGCCCTGGCCTACATGCTGGCCGCTCCGGTGATCAATCCCCTGGTGCTGACCAGCACCTACGTGGCCTTTCGCGGCGATTGGTCGATGGTTTTGGGCCGGGTGCTGATGGTGGCCGCGCCGGCCCTGCTGGTGGGCCTGACCCTGGGCGGTCGGCCGGTGGCCGAACTGCTGCGCGGGCCCAACAATGGCGCGCCGGGCCTGGAGCTGCCCATGGCCGGCCACGGGGCGGCCTGCGCCTGCGGCTGCGGCCATGATCACGGCCACCTGCCCGGCCGGCCGCGACCGGGGGCGCTGACGCTTATGGCCCGGGTGGCCGACGAGTTTCTGGAGATGGGCAAGTATTTGATCCTGGGCTGCCTGGCCGCGGCGGCGATCAAGGCCTTTGCCCCGCCCCAGTGGCTCAGCGCCATGGGCGGCGACCCGATTTTGGCCGTTTTGACGATGATGGGCCTGGCCATATTGCTTTCGGTGTGTTCGGAGGCCGACGCCTTCGTGGCGGCCTCTTTCGTGGGCTTTCCGCCGGCGGCGATGCTGGCCTTCGTGGGCGTGGGGCCCATGGTCGATCTCAAGCTGCTGGCCATGTACGGGGCGATCTTTCGCGGCCGGGCCTTCGCGGTGCTGGTGGCCGCGCCGTGCCTGTTGGTCTTTGGCCTGGCGCTGATCTGGGGGTTGCTGTGGGGCTGA